In Miscanthus floridulus cultivar M001 chromosome 5, ASM1932011v1, whole genome shotgun sequence, one genomic interval encodes:
- the LOC136453942 gene encoding probable nucleolar protein 5-2 — protein sequence MLVLFETPAGFALFKVLDEGKLDKVEDLWKEFTTSDSARKVVELKAFNKFENTSDALSAATLIIDSKPSKGLRKFLQKHCEGETLAVADSKLGNAIKEKLKIDCLHNSAVMELMRGLRNQLTELITGLGAQDLGPMSLGLSHSLSRYKLKFSPEKVDTMIIQAIGLLDDLDKELNTYAMRVREWYGWHFPELTKIVTDNIQYAKVVKTMGNRANAVNLDFSEILSDEELETQLKEAAVISMGTEVSDLDLLNIRELCDQVLALSEYRAQLYEYLRSRMNTIAPNLTALVGELVGARLIAHGGSLLNLAKQPGSTIQILGAEKALFRALKTKHSTPKYGLIYHASLIGKASQKHKGKISRSLAAKTALAIRYDALGDGEDNSIGTESRLKLETRLQVLEHKELGKSAGSTKGKPKIEVYEKDRKKGAGALTTPAKTYNPAADLVLGQSTEETPKKSELASKKRKHHEAETAPSAEPEEEAIQEDGDQEDRKKKKKKKSKETKETPAVEADGEKKKKSKEAEEPAVAASEGEKKKKKQTSDVDGEDVAMQTEGSAKKDKKKKKKRRADDE from the exons ATGTTGGTGCTCTTCGAAACCCCCGCGGGTTTCGCCCTATTCAAGGTGCTCGACGAGGGGAAGCTCGACAAGGTCGAG GATCTGTGGAAGGAGTTCACGACGTCGGACTCAGCGAGAAAG GTGGTTGAGCTGAAGGCTTTCAACAAGTTTGAGAACACTTCTGACGCCCTATCTGCAGCAACCCTGATTATTGATAGCAAGCCTAGCAAGGGTCTGCGCAAGTTCTTGCAGAAACATTGTGAGGGTGAAACGTTAGCTGTTGCTGATTCCAAGCTTGGAAATGCTATCAAAGAAAAGCTG AAAATTGACTGCCTTCACAATAGTGCTGTGATGGAACTGATGAGAGGGCTGAGAAATCAGCTCACTGAGCTTATAACTGGGTTGGGTGCACAAGACCTTGGTCCAATGAGCTTGGGATTGTCACACAGCTTGTCTAGATATAAGCTGAAGTTCAGTCCTGAGAAG GTTGATACCATGATTATTCAGGCCATTGGCTTATTGGATGATCTTGACAAGGAGCTTAACACTTATGCCATGAGAGTTCGTGAATGGTATGGTTGGCACTTTCCAGAGCTCACCAAAATAGTTACAGATAATATACAGTATGCTAAAGTTGTGAAGACGATGGGCAACAGAGCTAATGCAGTCAACCTTGACTTCTCTGAG ATATTGTCAGATGAAGAGCTAGAAACACAGCTAAAGGAGGCTGCAGTAATATCCATGGGAACAGAAGTTAGTGACCTTGACTTGTTAAATATCAGAGAGCTATGTGATCAAGTGTTGGCCCTTTCTGAGTACAGAGCCCAGTTGTATGAGTATTTAAGAAGCAGGATGAACACTATCGCGCCAAATCTGACAGCACTGGTGGGTGAATTAGTTGGTGCTCGCCTTATTGCGCATGGTGGAAGTTTGCTAAATTTGGCCAAGCAACCTGGTAGCACGATTCAGATACTTGGTGCAGAGAAG GCTTTATTCAGAGCTCTAAAGACAAAGCACTCTACGCCTAAGTATGGGCTCATTTACCATGCATCCTTAATTGGTAAGGCTTCTCAAAAGCACAAGGGAAAAATATCTCGTTCTCTTGCTGCAAAAACTGCTCTTGCCATCAGATATGATGCCCTTGGTGATGGCGAGGACAACTCTATTGGCACTGAGAGTCGACTCAAG CTTGAGACACGGCTTCAAGTTCTTGAACATAAAGAACTTGGGAAATCTGCTGGTTCCACAAAAGGAAAGCCCAAGATAGAAGTGTATGAAAAGGACAGGAAGAAGGGTGCTGGGGCTTTGACGACTCCTGCTAAG ACATACAACCCTGCAGCTGATCTGGTGCTTGGACAATCCACTGAAGAAACGCCAAAGAAGTCAGAATTGGCTTCAAAGAAGAGGAAACATCATGAGGCGGAAACTGCACCATCAGCAGAACCTGAAGAGGAGGCAATCCAGGAGGATGGTGACCAGGAGgatcggaagaagaagaagaaaaagaagtccaaggaaaccaaggagacTCCTGCTGTTGAAGCTGATggtgagaagaaaaagaagtccAAGGAGGCCGAGGAGCCTGCTGTGGCTGCCTCTGAAggtgagaagaagaaaaagaaacagACATCTGACGTGGATGGTGAGGATGTTGCAATGCAAACCGAAGGGTCTGCtaagaaagataagaagaaaaagaagaaaaggcgTGCCGATGATGAGTGA
- the LOC136451036 gene encoding F-box only protein 6-like, whose translation MGEVAALRQLVGQVQELWDLYGANAHPVPRWYLLDFEHGSIKDDYCGGRSGYNSELLKIMETNQSPLRKRPRRDRNREKAPSSNKTEVMQQEIWRDFPEDLFETVIARLPVAAIFRFRTVCQKWSSLLGSDSFSHQYSEAPRELPWFYTITHENANNNVAMYDPLLKKWHHSSVPLTPTKIVIPVASVGGLVCLLDLSHRNFYICNPLMQSLKEIPPRSVQGWSRVAVGMVLNGRSSSDGYKVMWLGNDGTYEVYDSTKNMWSCPGTFPPGIKLPLALNFRSQPVAVGSTVYFMCAEPDGVLSCDVSTGIWRQFAIPLPLHLTDHTLAEFQGRVMLVGLLCKNAATCVCIWELQKMTLLWKEVDRMPNIWCLEFYGKHMKMTCLGNSGLLMLSLKAKRMNRLVTYNLLKREWQKVPDCMLPCSRKKQWIACGTAFDPVPCALA comes from the coding sequence GTGGTATTTACTTGACTTCGAACATGGTTCAATCAAGGATGATTATTGTGGGGGAAGGTCTGGATACAACTCAGAATTACTGAAGATCATGGAAACTAACCAATCTCCCCTTCGGAAGCGACCACGGAGAGATCGAAACCGTGAAAAGGCACCTTCCTCAAACAAAACTGAAGTAATGCAACAAGAGATCTGGAGAGATTTCCCCGAAGATCTTTTTGAAACTGTCATTGCAAGGCTTCCAGTTGCTGCAATTTTTCGATTCCGCACTGTCTGCCAAAAGTGGTCCTCTCTTTTGGGCTCAGACAGTTTCTCTCATCAGTACTCTGAAGCTCCACGTGAACTGCCATGGTTCTATACAATCACCCATGAGAATGCAAACAACAATGTTGCAATGTATGATCCTTTGCTGAAGAAATGGCACCACTCATCTGTTCCTCTCACTCCTACAAAGATAGTTATTCCAGTGGCATCCGTGGGTGGTCTTGTATGTTTATTGGATCTGAGCCACAGGAATTTCTACATTTGCAACCCTCTTATGCAATCACTCAAGGAGATCCCACCAAGATCAGTCCAGGGATGGTCAAGAGTCGCTGTAGGGATGGTGTTGAATGGAAGAAGTTCTAGTGATGGCTACAAAGTAATGTGGTTAGGAAATGATGGGACTTATGAAGTCTATGACTCTACAAAGAACATGTGGTCTTGCCCTGGAACTTTTCCTCCGGGCATCAAACTTCCACTTGCTCTAAATTTCAGGTCACAGCCTGTGGCGGTTGGCAGCACGGTATACTTCATGTGCGCAGAACCAGATGGTGTTTTGTCATGTGATGTAAGCACCGGGATTTGGAGGCAATTTGCCATCCCACTGCCACTGCATCTGACTGACCACACACTTGCCGAGTTCCAGGGAAGGGTTATGCTAGTGGGTCTGCTGTGCAAAAATGCAGCGACCTGTGTCTGCATATGGGAGTTGCAGAAGATGACTCTCCTCTGGAAGGAGGTGGACAGAATGCCAAATATCTGGTGCTTAGAGTTCTACGGTAAGCACATGAAGATGACATGCCTGGGCAACAGTGGTTTGCTCATGCTCTCCTTGAAGGCGAAGCGTATGAACCGCCTTGTTACATACAACCTTTTGAAAAGGGAGTGGCAGAAGGTTCCTGACTGCATGCTACCATGCAGCCGCAAAAAGCAATGGATAGCATGTGGCACAGCATTTGATCCGGTCCCCTGCGCCTTGGCCTGA
- the LOC136453940 gene encoding uncharacterized protein, translating to MSDDVIWHCIRHNHCSFMAKITTGIFCRNPYNATGICNRSSCPLANSRYATIRDHDGIFYLYMKTAERAHLPNKLWERVKLPKNYEKAMDVINKHLEFWPKLLVHKIKQRLTKMTQYRIRMRKLQLKVREKVMTMPRKQTQRHLRRLDKAERAAQLERNLENELKERLIKGVYGDIYNVPFKEFGVVLDMEKGEVAPEEEEEEEGEMEYVEGDDMEEMDDMEDFEGLSDGGTDEDDVLDDPVSKKPNGSSSNSKQNAGKRSRKVMTEVEQDEEINTRQRQRM from the exons ATGAGCGACGACGTGATATGGCACTGCATCCGCCACAACCACTGCAGCTTCATGGCCAA GATCACGACAGGGATATTCTGCCGCAACCCCTACAACGCGACGGGCATCTGCAACCGGAGCTCCTGCCCGCTTGCCAACAGTCGCTATGCCACCATCCGGGATCATGACG GTATTTTCTATCTGTACATGAAAACTGCTGAAAGAGCTCATCTGCCAAACAAATTATGGGAGAGAGTCAAACTGCCAAAGAATTACGAGAAAGCAATGGATGTCATAAACAAGCATCTA GAATTTTGGCCTAAGTTACTTGTGCACAAGATCAAACAACGGCTGACAAAAATGACTCAGTATCGTATAAGAATGAGGAAACTTCAACTGAAAGTGAG GGAGAAGGTCATGACAATGCCCAGGAAGCAAACACAGCGTCATCTCCGGAGATTGGATAAAGCTGAAAGGGCTGCTCAATTAGAAAGG AATCTTGaaaatgaattgaaggagcgccTGATTAAAGGTGTTTATGGTGACATCTATAATGTTCCCTTCAAAGAGTTTGGTGTTGTTCTTGATATGGAAAAAGGTGAAGTGGCtcctgaagaagaggaggaagaa GAAGGCGAGATGGAATATGTCGAAGGTGATGATATGGAAGAGATGGATGACATGGAAGACTTTGAAGGCCTCAGTGATG GAGGCACAGATGAAGATGATGTTTTGGATGATCCAGTATCAAAGAAACCCAATGGATCCTCTTCTAATTCGAAGCAAAATGCTGGGAAAAGGTCTAGGAAGGTTATGACTGAG GTGGAACAAGACGAAGAGATAAATACGAGGCAGAGGCAAAGAATGTGA